CTGCATCTAAGCTACAGCTGCATCTAAGCTATCGCTGTATCTAAGCTAtcgctgtatctaagctatagatTAGATAAAGATATATCTTGGATGCAGATATAGATAtagctatatctaagctatatgatggACAATGATTTCCTTTTTCGCCAGGGGGGTATTAACAGTATAATAGGGACTTGTTGAGGGGGCCAGGGCTGTAATAACAATCCCCAGACGTGGGAGGGGAACGTGTAAACTGGCACAAGTGAGGGAAGGAGCCAGACACATACCCTGCTGCTGGAGAAAATCTATCACCTCGGCCCTGGTAAGTATCGCACATGAGTGATCGCTTACCATCGCCGAGGCTGTGTaaggagagggagagaggggcgggcaccaaaggctccgacgtctcgtttacagagctgggccactccctcaagcagggagaagcttgtaaacgagacgtcagtgcCTGAGCAGGGTTGATGacgtcgggggtcacatgacccaaatGTGAACTGGCTAAACAGAGCAAAATAGCTAATGTAAGCGATTTACTAAATAGTTTAATTTAATACTATCAGTGTTATTAGCATAAATGTatttaactcggataacccctttaagttgctgcttATGGAGCTGTTGCTGCTCATGCCCTCccaccagtcatggcagtggagcatgaacgcagagggccccccccagtcagaccttcctGAGGACAGGTGATGGGGCTCATAGGCAGCACCCAACTGACTACACAGCAAGTTTCTATAGTAGaccatttttgcatccctcttAGAAGGTCTAAGAAAATGCACCCATTTTTGATCTGTAGAGAaggtctaacaatgtggatagacagtagtcatccctctgctgaatcctGACAATGTTGCTGTCACTACTCAAACAAgaaagcatgcatctggccacttGCGCAAGGGACTTGGAGGGCCTTCCtggctccatctccactgcatactcccACAGTCTGTTGGGGTCATCTGCTTCATCATCGTCGTCGCCCTCCAGCTACTATCCTGCCACTTGAGCAGATAAACCATCTAGTTGTGTACAAAATTCCTGGGCGTGTAAACGTTGCATATCTGGTgatgttggggaagagcattttgcctttgcagctcaaggagggcatgttttgcatGGTGAGAGTGGCTGAAGTTCATGCAGTTTCCCAgacatttttaacagctgttgcagttcagtggaagacttgaggatCTGGGTGACAACGAGATTGAAGATGTGTGCTATGTCGGgggcatgggtcagccctccctaaTGCATCACAGACAAAACGTTTTTTCTCGTTATCAGTAACCATGATTCCTATCaccagttggcgaggagacagccagtgttTGATTTCTTTATTAATGATGCAGAGCTGTTCCTCCCGACGGCTCAGTTCGgccaggctgaccaggtgcagaacagcatgaccaTGCCTAGCTTTGCATAagtgatatgctggaggaccactgtgaactgtgcctagaggGTAGGGTGAGGACAAAGAGCAGGAAGAAGAGACATTGGCAAAGAAATCCCAGCAACAGAGAGGCAGCGTTgctatcacctggccaagttgctggtgtgcctgggtcaaaaccacatttacccagtggactgTGAACGACATAtatgtccttgaccatagttacaactccatacGTCAGCACTGGTGTGAACTTTACCAGACACCAAGAGGCCCAAGGACTGGACAACCTTCTGCTCAATGTATGTGTGCAGGCCTGatacagcttttttggaaaaaccttggctgggcacaagccatcagctcTCTGAAATGTGAAGAGTccactacatggaaagggagggactgtagtaccagcaacttggccaggtgcacattcAGATTCTGTGCCACTGGATGAGTGCACGTatgctgttgtctttttgcaatcgcctcgtgatcgattgctgacgaaacAAGTGACGAGGAGAAGAAGCATCAGAAGCAATAGGTGACATTGAAGTCTAAGGAACAAGAGCTTCCTTCTGCTTTATGGTGATGCTTCATGTTTTGACGCAGGGCTGTCGTCTGAACATTAGCACACTGTCCACGCCTCACCTTATCCCGCGCCAGCATCGCGCCATGCTAACGTCCCCACCGCACACTTATGTGCATGGTGATAAATTACACCTGCCTGAAATATGGACATAACCTAatgctacagctaacagaaggtatTAGCTCCACTGCATACTTATGTACAGGGCGATAAATGACACCCGCCCATAATACAGTCTTAATGTCatgctacagctaacagaacagattagctATGAAAAATGTCACTCCCCTTCACACTTATGTACAGAGTGAAAAATTACGCCTGCCTGTAATATGGACGCAATGTAACGCTACAGGCAGCTAACAGAATGTATTAGCTATGATAAATTTCGCTCCACTGCACACTTCTATACAGGGCGATAAAGTACACCCACCCTCAATATGGATTTAATGTATTGCTACAGCTAAcaaaagggattagctatgataaATTTCACTCCACTGCACACTAATGTAGAGGGTGAAAAATTACACCTGCCCTTAATACGAACGCAGCGTAATGCTAcaactaacagaagggattagcgaTGAATGTCAGTGAACTGTACAGTGATGCACAAGACGATATATAAGACCTGCCTTTAATAGTGATGCACAGTAACTGATTCTCTAaaagaagggattagctatgaatgttGGTACATTGCACAGTGATGCACATGGTGATATATTACTCCTGTCTCTAATACTGAAGCACAGTAACTTTAGCACTAAACTAATggattaactctgaatgtcgATGCTCTGGAACGTGATGCACACAGcgatgcactctccctgcagtctccttcTCAAATATTGCCCTATTAACACTTTGCAGCAACACTGGccctagcacatgagcgcttgtcacatctctccctaggATCAGCTCACAGAACAGTGGCAGAGACCGtacgggatgagggttttatagggctgtgacatcataggggatggctacctgcggattggctggctgcgcgGCATTATGGAGGATCTTACGTTTCCggacttcttactttcactttgtaacacctgcagccgccattttagaaaatactgattcgttaccacaaagtgcaaggaaattcggatttgtgatgaatcaaagttttcctaaactttggagcGAAATATGCTTCGATTGCTTCAGTTCACTCAACGCTAATTGAACTCATATTATTTCAGTCCGTTGACAGCTTACATTCTACACTGCACTAATTATGTAGTACAGTCATAATGTCTGCCTGTTAGTATTCTGCAGACAGGTAACCTATCAAACCCTTGTGCAAGGTCTGTACTTTACAAACCTGGAGGCCATTGTTAGGCCTCCGGCTGCCTTAGCAATTATGATTACTCTGATCTCGTTGCCCAGGGGAAGGTACATGATATAGGGTCAGAGTGAGCCCCCTTCCTCTGCTTTACCACTTTGACGCTATGTTTACTACAGACTGTGGCATCTAATGGGGTTACATAGCCAGGAACGGAGCTAGCTCCAATCCTGGCCATTGCAGTGAAAGCCTGGCTATATATTATGGCTGGCTCCTACTGCTGATTGCACGTACACAACTGCTGTGCCATCACTAAGTAGAGTATAGGAAGTTAGCCCTCACCTTCTCTCCCTTGTGTGGCTTCTTTAATGTTGAAGAAAGTTTGATTTATCACTATAAAATTTCCCACTTTCTTGGcctgaaaatggcttctctccagtgtgaattttctgatgtttaacaagagctGCTTTTCttatgaaacatttcccacattcttggcatgaaaatggtttctcccctgtgtgagtccgTTGATGTTCAACAAGTTGTGACATCCAGGTATAGCATTTTCCACAATCTTGGCATGAAAATGgcatctctcctgtgtgaattttctgatgttcaaCAAGACTTGCTTTTCTTatgaagcatttcccacattctgaacatgaatatggcttctcccctgtgtgagttcgcAGATGTTCAACAAGTTGCGATTTCCaactaaaacatttctcacattccgtACATGAAAATAGCTTCTCTCCCGTATGAGTTCTTTGGTGTACAAGAAGATGTGATTTTTgagaaaaacatttcccacattctgagcaggaaaatggcttctcccccgtGTGAGTTCTTTGATGTCGAACAAGATTAGCTTTAATGctataacatttcccacattctgaacatgaaagtgGATTCTCCCCCGTGTGAATTCTATGATGTTCAACAAGATCTGCTTTTCTtgagaaacatttcccacattcaggacaagaaaatggcttctcacctgtgtgagTTCTTTTGTGTACGAGAAGATTTGATTTTTgagaaaaacatttcccacattctaggcaaaaaaacggcttcttccctgtgtgacttctttgaTGTCGAAAAAGATTTGATTTTACGctataacatttcccacattctgaacaagaaaagggcttctcccctgtgtgaattctctcatgatcAACAAGCTCTGTATTTGTtataaaacatttgccacattctaggcataaaaatggcttctcccctgtgtgacttctctgatgtcgaACAAGATTTGATTTGACGCTATAACATTTTCCACACTTAGAACATGAAAGTGGATTCTCTCccatgtgaattttctgatgttcaaGAAGATCTGCTTTTCTtaagaaacatttcccacattctgcacatgaaaatggcttctcccctgtgtgacttctccgaTGTCTCAAAAGGGTtattttctgtgtaaaacatttcccacattctaaacatgaaaatggtttctctcctgtgtgaactgTCTGATGTCTAAAAAGTTTtgatttctgggtaaaacattttccacattctgaacatgaaaatgacttctctcctgtgtgagttctttgatgtTCAACAAGAGATGACTTAACActataacatttcccacattctgaacatgaaaatggcttctcatcCGTGTTTGCTCTTTTAGGTACAACATCACTTCTGTGGCTTGTATTTTGCTCtacagtctgtgatgaatcagaTGATAGATGTTGAAAAGGATCTAGATCTTTGCTGTGAAGGGCTGAGGGTACATGTGGGATAATGGCATGCTCTTCATATGTATCTTGTGTGATATCTTCAGCTTTTAAAGCAGATGATTGTACTATCAAATGTCCCTCTGAGCTCCTGATACAGTAACCTGCCAAGAATAAAAcagcttttattatttataacCATAAAATTATATTGATAATTTATAGCATTTCTATAATAAGGTATCCATAAAATTGCAAGATACTGAAAGTAAGAAAATGCAATTATGAATTGACTGAAGCTGGTCATGTTAGATTAATGTTGACTGAACCCACCTACCATTTAATGTGTTTAAGGATCGGGAAGTTAGATTTCTACATGCTTGACACTTTGTTCTTGGGAAGATTAGCAGCCTTCAAAGGTGTCTTCCCTTCTCCCTATTCACAATACATGTAGTTTGGCGAAGGCCAACGTGCATATGTATAGAGATTTTGGAGACAGCTTTCAGCCAAACGAGCATTCTGGAGTGTATAGCCAGCTCAAAACAGTGATGGGAAAGCAGATGACAATCTAACAGTGAACCTCACAGCAAGGAACAGTAGATAATGCCAGTGGGCCACCATGCTCTTCTCTTGTAGTTGTCCACTGCTGCGTTGAAGCCAGCATCTTCAGAGGGTTATTTTTTAGTATGCCTGCCCCAACGCTTTCCTAGTGAAACGCTCGGTGGAGAATTATAAAGTGACCTTTGAATCAGTGCTCTTAGGTGGTGTCCGTCACACACTATATGACAGCTATGTACGTACAGCTTATCAGAGAGCAGTTCAGAGGGTAAGAGCAGTAGGGTCACATACAATACAAAATGGCCATGGCTTTGATGCAAGTGATAGTCTTTCTTCACACATAGGCCCAACATACAGTATTGTGCAAAAGaaggcaggtgtggaaaaatgccacttttaaaaatagaagtgttaatagtttatttttatcagttaaacaaatgcaaagtgaatgaacaaaagagaaatctaaatccatTCTATATTTGCTGTGACCACCatcagcatcagttcttctaggtatacTTGCAAacagtttttaaacaaacttGGCAAGGAGGTTGTCCCAAAAATCTTGGATACCTAACCACAGATCTTTCGTGGATGTAGGCTTACTCAAATCCTTCCTTCTCTTTATGTAATCTCAGACAGACTTTGTGATGAGATCATCGGTCTGGGGGGtctatatcatcacttccaggactccttttACTTCTTTACACTGGATGTTTGGGGCCGTAGTCCTGCTGTAGAATAAATTTGGAGCTGATGTGGATCAGATGtctcacacgtccgttttttctttcctgatctgttccgttttttgcggaacagatcaggaccagatctggacccattcattttcaatgggtcctggaaaaaatcggacagcacaatgtgtgctgtccgtttccgttgttccgttccgcatgtccgtttaaatataaaacatgtcctattcttttccgcaaaattcggatcctggtacaatacaaagtcaatggatccgcaaaaaacggaagacattcggatgtcattccgtatgtcttccgttttttgcggaatccgttcctggaaacacatagcaaataaatttttatttttttttatttttttttcaaagaaatccaaacaactttatttgattattgaatgtatacatgtttccgttttttgcggatccgcaaaaaacggatgacatacggatgacatacggaaacattttcaggaacaacggatccgcaaaaaactgactgaaattcggattatagaaaaatactgacgtgtgaatgtagccttatggtattgcatgatggataagtatctgcctgtattaCGCATTGCTGAGGACACgattaatcctgaccaaatccccAACTACATTTGCTGAAATATAGCCCCAAATTTTCAAGGAGCCTCCACCGCCGTGCTTCACTGTTGCCTGCAGAAACTCATTACTGCTGTACCACTCTTTGGGCCTTCAACAAACAAACTGCCTTCTAttacagccaaatatttcaaattttgactcattagTCCAGATCACCTGCTGCCCATTTTCTGCACCCTAGTTCACATGTTTTTATTCATAGTTCAGTCGTTTGGTctcgtttccacatccaaatggCTTTTTGGCTGCAATTCCTCTGTGAAGACCACCCAGGTCCCAATGGTTTCTGCCAGTTCTGAGCTGATGAAGCTATTGGCCATCTTCCGATTTTGAAGGGAAACAAGCATGATGCATTTTTCATCTACTACACAAGGTTTCCTTGCCGCCCCCCCTGCATCTAGGGTCCTCATGGATGCCTGATTAATGAGGAATATAGAaagatacttatccatcatgcaataccatcaggAAGGTGTCTGACTGGCTCCAAAttgattctgcagcaggacagcggCCCCAAACATGGAGCCAATCTCATTAAGAACATGGAGTCctagaagtgatgatatggcccccacagagctcTAATCTCTTTATCCAGTCTCTCTGGGATTGTCTAAGGAGACacaaggatttgagcaagcctacatctacATCCACAGaacatctgtggttagttctccaagatgtttggaacaactttCCCACCAATTTCCTGAAAAAACTGTGTTAAGTGTACCTAGAAAAACAGCAGAGGGGGGTCACTcacagcaaatattgattgaattTAGATTTCCCTTTTGTTCttccactttgcattttgttaatttataaaaataaacgaTTAATACTTATATGTTTGAAAGTATTCTTACTTGGCAGCCTTTTCCACACCTGTTTAAAGCTTTTGCACGGTACTGTATAGCATTGTATTTGCACCTTTTTTCTGCTGCAttttactgggaaaaaaaattgtttcgtcTTATCTTCTGTTGTAAATGTTAACCATTTGTGGCAGAACTTAGAGACAGTTGCGGCATGCACAGCAGTTTGAAAAGTAAAGTGAAAAGTGAGAGAGCCGGTCAGACAGGACATTTAAATATGTGATTAATGTATTTTCTCACAACattttgataaatcccccacAATTTTTATGTGGCAGGCTTTTTTGGGTTCTACAGAaaagtttttttctcttttttttatatacaaggtTTCTGTACCATTTTTGGGCACACACTTTTATATGCTATTTTAAATGGAATGTGTCACCTACACCTATATTTTTTTCTGACAGTTAGTGCTCTTTCAcgcgagcggatgccgtgcaggtaatctgctgcgtgaaagagagccaagccccaatccggacagcagagacacggagcattaacatgattgataatgatcTTTGCCTTTCTgcgacctttttactacaaaatcacattgacaattttatctcactgtgattttgtagtaaaaagatcacagagaggcacggggcattatcaatcatgttaatgctccgtgtctctgctgtccggaacggggcttggcactcatttTACGCAAcggattccacgcacgggatccgctcatgtgaaagagcccttaaccccttagggacacagccttatttcaccttaaggaccaggccattttttgcaaatctgaccactgtcactttaagtgctgataactttaaaacgctttgacttatccaggccattctgagattgttttttcgtcacatattgtacttcatgacactggtaaaatgaagtcaaacaaattttttttttttgcacaaaataatacctaatttaccaaaaaatttcaaaaatttgcaaatttcaaagtttcagtttctctacttctgtaatacatagtaatacccccaaaaattgtgatgactttacattccccatatgtctacttcatgtttgtagcattttgggaatgatattttattttttggggatgttacaaggcttagaagtttagaagcaaattttgaaaattttcagaaatcttcataatcccactttttatggaccagttcagatttgaagtcatattgtgaggcttagataatagaaacctcccaaaatgaccccatctaagaaactacacccctcaaggtattcaaaactgattttacatacgtcgttaaccctttaggtgttgcacaagagttattggcaaatggggatgaaatttgagaatttcatttttttgtctaat
This portion of the Bufo gargarizans isolate SCDJY-AF-19 chromosome 1, ASM1485885v1, whole genome shotgun sequence genome encodes:
- the LOC122925101 gene encoding gastrula zinc finger protein XlCGF26.1-like, producing MEEWEYVEGHKDLYKDVMMENHQALKSSGRSSKRRTPERCPSPHPPQDHQLLIQDKDLRSINSRETCLKGDDQCKEEFPTETFVWGDDHCKEEFPTETFVWGDDQCKEEPPTETDMWEYEQYKEEFPTDIYPGYCIRSSEGHLIVQSSALKAEDITQDTYEEHAIIPHVPSALHSKDLDPFQHLSSDSSQTVEQNTSHRSDVVPKRANTDEKPFSCSECGKCYSVKSSLVEHQRTHTGEKSFSCSECGKCFTQKSKLFRHQTVHTGEKPFSCLECGKCFTQKITLLRHRRSHTGEKPFSCAECGKCFLRKADLLEHQKIHMGENPLSCSKCGKCYSVKSNLVRHQRSHTGEKPFLCLECGKCFITNTELVDHERIHTGEKPFSCSECGKCYSVKSNLFRHQRSHTGKKPFFCLECGKCFSQKSNLLVHKRTHTGEKPFSCPECGKCFSRKADLVEHHRIHTGENPLSCSECGKCYSIKANLVRHQRTHTGEKPFSCSECGKCFSQKSHLLVHQRTHTGEKLFSCTECEKCFSWKSQLVEHLRTHTGEKPYSCSECGKCFIRKASLVEHQKIHTGEMPFSCQDCGKCYTWMSQLVEHQRTHTGEKPFSCQECGKCFIRKAALVKHQKIHTGEKPFSGQESGKFYSDKSNFLQH